In Deltaproteobacteria bacterium, the sequence GTCACCGCCCAGCGCGACGATCGCCACCCGACCGCCTACGCACTGCTGGCCGACGCGCCGTTGTTCCGCGAGCTGCGATCGGTGGGGCGGCTCGACCTCGACACCAGCGGCCTGTTGCTGTGGACCACCGACGGCACCCTGCTGCATCGGCTGACCCACCCGCGCTGGGGCGTCGAGCGCTGCTACCACGCGGCCCTGTCGGCGCCGTGGCAGCCGCTGCCCGACGAGCTCGCCCTCGACGACGGCCACCGACCCGACATCGTCGAGCTCACTGCGATCGGCCCCGAGCAGTGCCATCCCGCGCTGCGACCCGAGCCCGACGCGGTCGCGCACGCCTCGATCACGATCACCGGCGGGCGCTTCCACGAGGTGCGACGCATCTTCGCCGCGCTGGGCTCGCACGTGCTGTCGCTGTGCCGCGTGCGCTTCGGTGGCGTGACGCTGCCGCCGACGCTCGCGCCCGCGCAGTGGCAGCCGATCGATCTTCGCGCGCACTTCCGCGGGCTCACACCGCGGGACCTCGACGTCGCCGACGACGACCCGGCGTCTTAGTTCGTTGGCTTCGAGCTGCGCGCGCACCCGCGCTCTCGGGTGGCCCCCGGCGAGCCGCTCGAGGCCCGGCACCGGCCCAGAATCGGGACGATCGGACACATTCGTGCGGTCGCGGCTCAAGCTCGGACGCCGTCGCAGCGATGACGCTTACGCATGACGACGACGGCAAACCTCGGGACGAAGTGGGGCGCGGCGGCACTGGTGGCGGCGACCCTCGCGGCGATCGGCTGTGACGTGCAGCTGATGCCGGAGGCCGCGAGCTACGACGGCGTCGTCACGCCGCGACTCGAGGTCGTGGTGCAGGCCGACGCGATGCCGGCCCAGGACGTCGCCGCCGTCGACCTCGAGCTGGTCGAGGTGTCGCTGCACCGCGAGAGCGACGACGCGTGGGTATGGATCGCCGGCGACGCCGAGAACGTCGAGCTGTCCCTCGGTGGCACCGACGCCCAGGCGGTCGTGCCCTTGCTCGCCGATCACTACGATCGCGTGCGCATCGTGCTCGATACGCCACGGGTCGCGAGCCACGGCAAGTGGAAGCGCGCCGAGCTCGTCGCCGACGAGCTCGAGCTCGAGCTGGACCTCGATCTCGACGCGGACACGCGGCTCGAGCTGCGCTTCGACGTCGCCGAATCGCTGAGCGGCAACGCCAGCGGATGGCGCTTCGAGCCGCGGGCGTGGGCGCACGCGGGCCACGCCCAGCTGCCGTAGCCTTTGGCGCTCGCCCGGCGCGGGACGCCCGCGGTAGGCTACGCGCCCGCCATGCGCGTCACTCCGCTGCTCCCCCTCCTCGTGCTGCTGACCCTCGCGACCTCGTGCGACCGCGAGCCCACGCCCGATGCG encodes:
- a CDS encoding rRNA pseudouridine synthase, with product MIARNFGISRSAVTRLLRAGAVRAPDGGRLDDGRLQVEPSTLPWPIEVDGVTRQLHARFEVLQHKPLGVVTAQRDDRHPTAYALLADAPLFRELRSVGRLDLDTSGLLLWTTDGTLLHRLTHPRWGVERCYHAALSAPWQPLPDELALDDGHRPDIVELTAIGPEQCHPALRPEPDAVAHASITITGGRFHEVRRIFAALGSHVLSLCRVRFGGVTLPPTLAPAQWQPIDLRAHFRGLTPRDLDVADDDPAS